The proteins below are encoded in one region of Alicyclobacillus acidoterrestris:
- a CDS encoding EAL domain-containing protein, which yields MYKIAYQPIWDIVNQMVIGYEALMRPLDGSSPVDVIEQHRRKGTIAALDQTLMRQAMEDCQGFLRAGELLMVNTEPETLSEAVWDPWEYALKPNQVVIEITERACLDELDLNKFLNIGVQFALDDFGTGMSNLLALERLKPAFVKMNREFLAGHDDSGVLALLAEQFVRFGSKLIVEGVESESDLAFLRHIRVRYVQGFYTGRPAPAQDYIAKGNHRYASGWA from the coding sequence TTGTACAAGATTGCGTACCAGCCCATATGGGATATCGTGAATCAAATGGTAATTGGATACGAAGCCCTCATGCGACCGTTAGATGGAAGCTCGCCTGTAGACGTTATTGAACAGCATCGTAGAAAGGGAACAATCGCCGCGCTTGACCAAACACTTATGCGTCAAGCGATGGAAGACTGCCAAGGTTTCTTACGGGCCGGGGAACTACTAATGGTTAATACAGAACCTGAGACTCTGAGTGAAGCAGTTTGGGACCCTTGGGAGTACGCGCTGAAACCAAACCAAGTCGTCATTGAGATTACAGAACGAGCGTGTCTTGATGAACTCGACCTCAACAAATTCCTGAATATTGGCGTACAGTTTGCTCTCGATGACTTCGGAACGGGTATGAGCAATCTCCTTGCATTAGAACGCTTGAAACCCGCATTTGTGAAGATGAACCGCGAGTTTCTTGCCGGTCACGACGATAGTGGTGTCCTCGCTCTCCTCGCCGAGCAATTTGTCAGGTTTGGTAGCAAGCTAATTGTCGAAGGAGTCGAAAGTGAGAGTGATCTGGCTTTCCTTCGTCATATTCGTGTTCGGTATGTTCAAGGTTTTTATACGGGAAGGCCGGCACCAGCACAAGACTATATCGCAAAGGGGAATCATAGATATGCTTCCGGTTGGGCTTGA
- a CDS encoding ParM/StbA family protein — MLPVGLDLGNGAVKLVMRGLELSIPNVTAVGSPRSDLGERQEPLNALDVEVVSSAFTDGARRVFVGKLAADQGPQATYMQPNEKKTSSEQAILMYLTALASAVVKQRERAGERISSATTIDEELFVVSGVSLVEALERGVRLDFEQRLSGEHTVRFMSPSPWGGITVRLRITSKVVSEGHMAFLALCQQSPEKSKELSSSLVAVAEIGELSTELPVFERGNINASLSDGLQYGIGTTLTSLLEDIREQTKARNAFPGGRMELAKFLEDKKREVVLFGRRHDITEIIERHLSAAASHVYREIIEVWNKIPTIEHFYVLGGGAALLHPFLKEFAQQDGFNLEYAPTLYRSRWLNADGMFLTAVRLAADTVTAV, encoded by the coding sequence ATGCTTCCGGTTGGGCTTGATTTAGGCAATGGAGCGGTAAAACTCGTAATGCGCGGATTGGAGTTATCCATTCCGAACGTAACAGCAGTTGGGAGTCCAAGAAGCGATCTCGGCGAACGCCAGGAACCACTAAACGCACTCGATGTAGAAGTGGTTTCGTCTGCGTTTACCGATGGCGCTCGCCGTGTATTCGTCGGCAAACTTGCAGCAGACCAAGGCCCACAAGCGACTTACATGCAACCAAATGAGAAGAAGACATCGAGTGAACAGGCGATTCTCATGTACTTAACGGCACTTGCAAGCGCGGTGGTGAAGCAGCGAGAACGCGCGGGTGAACGAATCTCATCGGCAACGACAATTGATGAAGAGTTGTTCGTCGTATCCGGCGTCAGCCTTGTTGAAGCTTTGGAACGCGGTGTAAGGCTCGACTTCGAGCAACGTCTAAGCGGCGAACATACAGTCCGATTCATGTCTCCGTCACCGTGGGGCGGTATTACGGTTCGTCTACGAATCACATCCAAGGTCGTGAGCGAAGGACACATGGCTTTCCTTGCGCTGTGCCAACAGTCTCCGGAGAAGTCAAAGGAGCTATCGAGTTCACTCGTCGCGGTCGCAGAGATTGGGGAGTTGAGTACGGAGCTTCCTGTGTTTGAACGAGGCAATATCAACGCGTCGTTGTCGGACGGGTTGCAGTACGGGATTGGGACGACGCTCACCAGTCTCCTCGAAGACATTCGAGAACAGACTAAAGCGCGCAATGCTTTTCCTGGCGGACGGATGGAGCTTGCAAAGTTCCTGGAGGACAAAAAACGCGAAGTGGTTCTATTCGGTCGTCGACATGACATTACGGAGATAATCGAGCGACATTTGAGTGCGGCTGCTTCGCATGTCTATCGTGAAATCATCGAAGTCTGGAATAAGATACCAACGATTGAACATTTCTACGTTCTTGGTGGTGGCGCGGCACTGCTGCATCCGTTTCTTAAGGAGTTTGCTCAACAAGATGGGTTCAATCTCGAGTACGCTCCGACGTTGTATCGGTCTCGATGGTTGAACGCGGATGGAATGTTCCTGACAGCGGTACGTCTTGCAGCAGATACGGTGACGGCCGTATGA
- a CDS encoding replication-relaxation family protein, giving the protein MSETQVDVVIQKPVTMTEKTALKAQTYLSHLYMHGVLTTEQIQVLSGFADGTSEVQRVMKASGYARSFNKPMLLYRNGSWRKMNRVNVWKLTAEGLRLIERDLYEGAHVWAYSSVRIRRELTSARMPRILRVAQLEVEMVAAGVQDIVYWDVAHMLNALGIRQIAEEGTQNEIAQLWVNRPSLAGFLSVGDSRVIGLTLCDSGNLLGIHQYLSRAFPPAFDLIGSLGLHEERLLLMVESLYPKVYLSFSTLLSKHSTLIMLPYEYALDHPTATAWILRGKREQALQPLIESYKKSGWRVERTNEIPELVATEFYSFRATRDGQVEFFDSTFGTSLAHVYSLFNHERFTVSGSAAGRRVVYVTSAGEEVGIRAFLKKQVGEKLNGYSTEFRLLQL; this is encoded by the coding sequence GTGAGCGAAACGCAAGTGGACGTTGTGATACAGAAGCCGGTGACGATGACGGAAAAGACGGCGTTGAAGGCGCAGACGTACTTGTCGCATTTATACATGCACGGTGTGTTGACGACTGAACAGATTCAAGTGCTTTCGGGGTTTGCAGATGGAACGTCAGAGGTCCAGCGAGTGATGAAGGCAAGTGGCTACGCACGGAGTTTCAATAAGCCAATGTTGTTGTACCGAAACGGTTCGTGGCGAAAGATGAACAGGGTGAACGTGTGGAAGCTCACAGCAGAAGGGCTGCGTCTGATTGAACGTGACTTATACGAAGGGGCGCATGTGTGGGCATATTCCAGTGTGCGCATTCGACGCGAATTAACAAGTGCCAGGATGCCACGAATACTTCGGGTCGCGCAGTTAGAAGTAGAAATGGTTGCAGCCGGAGTGCAAGACATCGTCTATTGGGACGTTGCACACATGTTAAACGCGTTAGGGATTCGTCAAATTGCAGAGGAAGGTACCCAGAACGAGATCGCTCAACTTTGGGTAAACCGTCCTTCATTAGCGGGATTCCTATCTGTTGGAGACAGTCGGGTAATTGGACTGACTCTGTGCGATTCTGGGAACTTGCTAGGGATTCATCAATATCTAAGTCGTGCCTTTCCACCAGCTTTCGATTTAATCGGTTCTCTTGGGCTTCACGAAGAACGACTGTTACTCATGGTCGAAAGTTTGTATCCGAAAGTGTATTTGTCGTTTTCTACACTGCTTTCAAAGCATTCAACGTTGATTATGCTTCCATACGAATACGCCTTGGATCACCCAACGGCTACGGCATGGATTCTGCGCGGAAAGCGAGAACAGGCATTGCAGCCTCTTATCGAGAGTTACAAAAAGTCAGGGTGGCGCGTTGAACGAACGAATGAGATTCCGGAGTTGGTGGCGACGGAGTTTTACTCGTTTCGTGCGACACGGGACGGCCAGGTGGAGTTTTTCGACAGCACGTTTGGCACCAGCTTGGCGCACGTATACAGTCTGTTCAACCATGAACGATTTACAGTGAGCGGTTCTGCAGCAGGCCGCCGTGTCGTCTACGTCACAAGCGCAGGAGAAGAAGTGGGCATACGCGCGTTTTTAAAGAAGCAGGTAGGAGAGAAGTTGAATGGGTATTCCACAGAGTTTCGTTTATTGCAATTATGA
- a CDS encoding phosphodiester glycosidase family protein, which produces MKVLKILAGPCAVVSLVLSPLAISAATQSPYTQAISQHQATIDGEMVKYVTINTHNPNVSVFPVIANHKLGTTESLANMAKSVHAVVAINGTFFNSWGNKFPTGTIEINGQFESAGQGTLLAFGSNGNMLMTRAKETLSGTIEDQTNPSVTGLWPWYINSPSTNSGVVDILTSYFGKTMTNKNADLVSIADGKVTSVKQGSTTIPSNGYSVEIGKGEKSMLSRIHPGDPASVSVNVENLKGQAINISKYPNALGCGPMLVDDRQVVLNPSLEGFKDPTLVDSNTLRSFAGIDAKGDLVLGTIHAATLSTEADIAKKLGLKQAMNLDGGSSAGLYLNGRYVTPPGRNLSTALVVTYK; this is translated from the coding sequence ATGAAAGTACTTAAAATTCTAGCCGGCCCTTGTGCAGTGGTATCTTTAGTCTTGTCTCCACTCGCTATCTCGGCTGCAACTCAATCACCCTACACGCAAGCGATCAGCCAACACCAGGCAACAATAGACGGTGAGATGGTCAAATACGTGACCATCAACACCCACAATCCGAACGTCTCTGTATTCCCGGTGATTGCAAATCATAAGCTGGGTACAACCGAGTCGTTGGCGAATATGGCCAAATCCGTCCATGCGGTGGTCGCCATAAACGGAACTTTCTTCAACTCGTGGGGGAACAAATTTCCGACAGGGACAATAGAGATTAACGGACAATTTGAGAGTGCGGGACAGGGCACTCTTTTAGCGTTCGGTTCCAACGGAAACATGCTGATGACCCGCGCGAAGGAGACCTTATCCGGAACGATCGAGGACCAGACGAACCCATCTGTCACTGGGCTTTGGCCGTGGTACATCAACTCACCTTCGACAAACTCGGGCGTCGTCGATATTCTAACTTCTTACTTCGGTAAGACGATGACGAATAAGAACGCAGATTTAGTGAGTATTGCGGATGGTAAAGTCACGAGTGTCAAACAAGGTAGCACTACTATCCCATCTAATGGATACTCCGTGGAAATTGGCAAAGGCGAGAAATCAATGCTTAGCCGCATTCACCCTGGCGACCCAGCGAGTGTCAGCGTAAATGTGGAGAACTTAAAGGGACAAGCGATTAACATCTCCAAATACCCTAATGCGTTGGGGTGTGGACCGATGTTAGTGGATGACCGTCAAGTTGTCTTAAATCCATCACTTGAAGGTTTTAAGGATCCCACGTTGGTTGATAGTAATACACTGCGGAGTTTCGCAGGGATAGACGCCAAGGGAGACCTTGTACTCGGGACAATTCACGCCGCTACACTGTCAACGGAAGCTGACATAGCGAAGAAACTTGGGTTAAAGCAAGCGATGAATTTGGACGGTGGGAGTTCCGCGGGACTGTACCTGAATGGACGTTACGTGACGCCGCCAGGAAGAAATCTTTCGACGGCATTAGTGGTGACGTACAAGTGA
- a CDS encoding SOS response-associated peptidase, whose amino-acid sequence MCGRFAITESWTEILKYYGIVESNYAFPSKYNIAPSTLIPGIITGTKGERRVGPFRWGLEPRAWNSAGPKPINARSEGLRQNRVFRNLVERRRALIPATGYFEWRKNDKQPFYIRVKSRPIFSFAGFYDTWVNDNGEKVNTCTIITVAPGSNIRLKSIHNRMPAILRGHQDERFWLDRSVTNIDDLLPIIEPFPEDDMIWFPVSKIVGNVINDSPECVQRIDR is encoded by the coding sequence ATGTGCGGCCGTTTTGCAATTACGGAAAGTTGGACGGAAATCCTCAAATACTACGGAATCGTAGAGTCAAACTATGCTTTTCCGAGCAAATACAATATTGCTCCGTCTACACTGATTCCTGGAATTATCACTGGCACCAAAGGTGAGAGACGAGTTGGCCCATTCAGATGGGGACTAGAACCACGAGCGTGGAACTCCGCCGGTCCCAAGCCGATTAACGCGCGCTCTGAAGGGCTACGACAGAATCGCGTATTTCGCAACCTCGTTGAACGGCGCCGGGCGTTAATTCCTGCAACAGGCTATTTTGAGTGGCGTAAGAACGACAAGCAACCCTTCTACATTCGTGTAAAGAGTCGTCCTATCTTTTCGTTCGCCGGCTTTTACGATACCTGGGTCAACGATAATGGTGAAAAAGTCAATACGTGCACCATCATCACTGTCGCGCCTGGTTCAAATATTCGACTAAAGTCGATTCATAACCGAATGCCCGCAATTTTACGCGGTCACCAAGACGAACGTTTCTGGCTTGACCGGAGCGTCACAAACATCGACGACTTACTCCCTATCATTGAACCTTTCCCGGAGGATGACATGATATGGTTCCCGGTGAGCAAGATAGTTGGTAACGTAATCAATGACTCACCTGAGTGCGTTCAGAGGATTGACCGATAA
- a CDS encoding nuclease-related domain-containing protein codes for MLKFLVESIIHNRNVAGKVGELLTSHTLSKLPAEYIIRNNVLIPNGDSDTAQIDHVILSPYAIFVVETKNIHGRVTGRQNDQFWTVWTNKGTYDLYNPIRQNQGHIRALRNVLGDLTPTVYVNLIVFGPNATMQVDADELVGGADEVCSQIRQYGKVRFTLDQVGVLDSWLREAYSSVYGLKKQHVKKVNSLKR; via the coding sequence ATGCTGAAGTTCCTTGTCGAGTCGATAATCCATAACCGTAACGTGGCCGGTAAAGTCGGGGAGCTTTTAACCAGCCATACCTTATCCAAACTACCCGCAGAGTACATTATTCGAAACAACGTTCTGATACCCAATGGAGATTCCGATACAGCTCAAATCGACCACGTCATTTTGTCTCCCTACGCGATATTCGTAGTGGAAACCAAGAACATTCATGGACGCGTTACAGGGCGTCAGAACGACCAATTTTGGACGGTATGGACCAATAAGGGTACATATGACCTATATAATCCAATTCGACAGAATCAGGGGCATATACGGGCTCTCCGAAACGTATTGGGTGATTTGACACCAACGGTATACGTGAACCTTATAGTTTTTGGCCCAAATGCAACGATGCAAGTTGATGCTGATGAGTTGGTTGGGGGTGCAGATGAAGTTTGTAGTCAGATTCGTCAATATGGCAAGGTTCGATTCACATTGGACCAAGTTGGGGTATTGGACAGTTGGCTGCGCGAGGCGTATTCAAGTGTGTACGGTTTGAAAAAACAGCACGTGAAGAAGGTGAATAGTCTCAAACGGTGA
- a CDS encoding ParB/RepB/Spo0J family partition protein, translating into MDSVEMVDPRILVINPLREKARTIPNKEHGRYLMIRDSIVANGIKTPIIVQRNTNMIIGGHTRCEIAIDLGFPSVPVQYVDVDDDQAEYMLIEDNLDRAQDEKDLMKVAWQCSRLKELEGIEQGRPKKTRHDVVVLDSIAAKLNMSSRTFQRYISLNKLIPSLQKLVSDGKIGIAAGSILSRLSKEGQENVFDSIKELSVSKTYNMTKQDAEGFRKAFGRGDEDEASDSDIAQGLNVPGDEEFYLSSEEGEETAEDHSEVDVKEALRSPLDSLAIKVSNRNIDVLGVASEVEQEFTNRPMNEEDHRERLLATQKGVQEKLQSLLSIEDAEARQAFAVSKMQSAIRTYQLALERAEIELVTELAILTPQNYEDVLAPWEQLVITCERVAKKLATLLDQMQNDRVQ; encoded by the coding sequence ATGGATTCGGTCGAAATGGTAGATCCCCGAATTTTAGTTATAAACCCTCTACGTGAGAAAGCACGCACAATCCCCAACAAAGAACACGGACGCTATCTTATGATTCGAGATAGTATCGTTGCTAACGGAATTAAAACACCAATTATTGTACAACGAAACACGAACATGATTATCGGAGGACACACGCGATGCGAGATCGCTATTGATTTGGGATTTCCTTCTGTTCCAGTACAGTACGTTGACGTTGATGATGACCAAGCAGAATACATGCTTATTGAGGATAATCTTGACCGCGCACAAGACGAAAAAGATCTCATGAAAGTGGCTTGGCAGTGTAGTCGATTGAAAGAGTTAGAGGGTATTGAACAGGGGCGTCCCAAAAAAACACGACACGATGTCGTGGTTTTAGACAGTATTGCGGCGAAATTGAATATGTCCTCGCGAACATTTCAACGGTACATCTCACTTAATAAGCTGATTCCATCGCTTCAGAAATTAGTGAGTGACGGAAAAATAGGAATTGCAGCCGGTTCGATTCTGTCTCGTTTGTCAAAAGAAGGTCAGGAAAACGTCTTTGACAGTATTAAGGAGCTCTCTGTCTCAAAGACGTACAACATGACCAAGCAGGATGCCGAAGGTTTTCGCAAGGCATTTGGACGTGGTGACGAAGACGAAGCATCTGACAGCGATATTGCTCAGGGCTTAAATGTGCCTGGGGACGAGGAGTTTTACCTTAGTTCTGAAGAAGGCGAAGAAACGGCTGAGGATCACTCCGAAGTTGACGTGAAGGAAGCCTTAAGAAGCCCATTGGATTCATTGGCTATAAAGGTTTCCAATCGTAATATTGACGTTCTCGGCGTCGCAAGTGAAGTCGAACAAGAATTTACAAACAGACCTATGAATGAAGAAGACCATAGAGAGCGCCTACTGGCTACTCAAAAAGGTGTCCAAGAAAAACTACAATCTCTCTTGTCTATCGAGGACGCAGAGGCGCGCCAGGCATTTGCAGTAAGTAAGATGCAAAGTGCCATTCGAACTTACCAATTGGCCCTAGAACGAGCAGAAATCGAACTCGTAACCGAGTTGGCCATTCTTACTCCACAAAACTACGAAGATGTGTTGGCGCCGTGGGAACAATTGGTCATAACGTGTGAGCGAGTAGCAAAGAAATTAGCAACACTCTTAGATCAGATGCAGAATGACAGGGTTCAGTAA
- a CDS encoding ATP-dependent DNA ligase, producing MLFTPIKPMLLTMREEIFDSPEYCFQPKVDGIRILAHKQGDKVELYTRHGNIWTTKFPEVVEAVRTLDEDTCILDGEAVVFRGGRQSFDDVMVRARLTNPYKINAGVLTHPVTYVVWDVLQTGIQDHTRLPLRARMEILDQTVGRTATLLPTFTIVGSGTELHEKMKEMDWEGTCAKHVDSPYRLNERHPTDWVKIKLWKTMDTCILAWRQQPRFGILVGARFQSGLKALAWVENGFSDVEKQAFKRIARGITLREEKSIYWIEMGIVARVKYLERTERHTLRLATFERFIFDKKPEECIWVS from the coding sequence ATGCTATTTACACCTATAAAACCTATGCTTTTGACGATGAGAGAAGAGATTTTCGATTCTCCCGAATACTGTTTTCAACCGAAAGTCGACGGAATTCGCATTCTAGCCCATAAACAAGGGGATAAAGTTGAACTTTACACGCGTCATGGGAATATATGGACAACCAAATTTCCTGAAGTTGTAGAAGCGGTAAGAACGCTCGACGAGGACACATGCATTCTCGACGGTGAGGCAGTCGTATTCCGCGGTGGACGTCAATCATTCGATGATGTTATGGTCCGTGCCAGGTTGACTAATCCGTACAAAATCAATGCAGGTGTGTTGACGCATCCAGTGACGTACGTTGTGTGGGATGTGCTGCAAACGGGTATTCAAGACCATACACGACTTCCGTTAAGGGCGCGTATGGAGATTCTTGACCAGACCGTTGGGCGGACAGCAACACTACTACCAACGTTTACAATTGTCGGAAGCGGTACCGAACTGCACGAAAAGATGAAGGAGATGGACTGGGAGGGGACGTGTGCAAAGCATGTTGATTCCCCATACCGACTCAATGAGCGGCACCCAACCGACTGGGTCAAAATTAAGTTGTGGAAGACAATGGACACATGTATCTTAGCATGGCGCCAACAACCGCGTTTCGGTATTCTTGTCGGCGCGCGCTTTCAGTCGGGGTTAAAGGCGTTGGCATGGGTGGAGAATGGCTTCAGCGACGTAGAAAAACAGGCATTCAAGCGCATTGCACGTGGTATCACGTTGCGTGAAGAAAAGAGCATCTATTGGATCGAGATGGGAATCGTGGCGCGTGTGAAATACCTTGAACGAACGGAGCGTCATACGCTGCGTTTAGCAACGTTTGAGCGCTTTATTTTCGATAAGAAACCTGAAGAGTGTATATGGGTCAGTTAG
- a CDS encoding helix-turn-helix domain-containing protein, producing MFNLKKQPAAKLRVLMAAKDINTQELADQTGLSPTTISRIRSGSVTRPKSETAYRIAAALGVKVNSIWRDM from the coding sequence ATGTTCAACCTCAAAAAACAACCGGCGGCAAAATTACGAGTGTTGATGGCAGCTAAAGACATTAATACACAAGAGCTGGCTGATCAAACAGGGCTTTCTCCAACAACAATATCCCGCATTCGTTCTGGCAGTGTTACACGACCAAAATCTGAAACAGCGTATCGTATCGCTGCTGCCCTAGGGGTTAAAGTTAACAGTATATGGCGTGATATGTGA
- a CDS encoding IS256 family transposase, whose translation MASTDKISLLELIRKIGLEDGDVDFLKEGLRVLTQAVMEAEVSSLIGAERYERSEKRSNSRNGHRDREWNTRVGTIDLQIPKLRKGSYFPSMLEPRRKAEKALLSVVQEAYVHGVSTRKVDELVESMGIHGLSKNEVSRICKELDDVVQDFKNRPLEGTYPYLWLDATFPKVREGGRVQSMAFVIAIGVRDTGEREVLGFDIGTNEDGSFWLTFIRSLVARGLRGVQLVISDAHEGLRSAIGSALTGATWQRCRVHTMRNILSQVPRASQSMVSSIVRTIFAQPTQEAAKQQLAVVVEQLQGKFPKAMDVLERAEEDVLAYMAFPKEHWKQICSTNPLERLNRELRRRFDVVGIFPNRESVVRLGGAILQEQNDEWIVARRYFSRESMAKLSGTDEQQLLAPTSVLHK comes from the coding sequence ATGGCTTCTACAGACAAGATCTCACTTTTGGAGCTAATTCGCAAGATCGGATTAGAAGATGGTGATGTGGATTTCTTGAAGGAGGGACTGAGAGTCCTCACCCAGGCTGTGATGGAGGCGGAGGTGAGTTCCCTCATTGGCGCCGAACGGTATGAGCGTAGTGAGAAGCGCAGCAACAGCCGCAATGGACACAGAGACCGGGAATGGAATACCCGTGTTGGAACGATTGACCTGCAGATCCCAAAGCTGCGTAAGGGGAGCTACTTCCCCAGTATGCTAGAGCCCCGGCGCAAGGCTGAGAAGGCACTGCTCTCCGTTGTTCAAGAGGCATACGTGCATGGCGTGAGCACCCGTAAGGTGGATGAATTGGTTGAATCCATGGGCATTCATGGGCTCAGCAAGAACGAAGTCTCTCGAATCTGTAAAGAGCTCGACGATGTAGTCCAGGACTTCAAGAACCGCCCATTGGAGGGGACATATCCGTATCTGTGGCTAGATGCAACCTTTCCAAAAGTACGAGAAGGCGGACGGGTACAGAGTATGGCGTTTGTGATTGCGATTGGTGTACGAGATACCGGTGAGCGTGAAGTATTGGGATTCGACATTGGCACAAACGAGGACGGCTCGTTTTGGCTGACGTTCATTCGTAGTCTGGTTGCCCGTGGGCTGCGTGGCGTGCAGTTGGTGATTAGCGATGCACATGAGGGACTTCGCAGTGCGATTGGCTCTGCGTTGACCGGGGCCACGTGGCAGCGGTGTCGGGTTCACACAATGCGAAATATCCTTAGTCAGGTGCCTAGAGCGTCACAGTCTATGGTTTCGTCCATTGTTCGGACGATCTTTGCTCAACCGACACAAGAAGCAGCCAAACAGCAATTGGCGGTCGTTGTGGAACAGCTTCAAGGGAAGTTCCCAAAAGCAATGGATGTGTTGGAGCGAGCCGAGGAAGACGTACTGGCGTACATGGCATTTCCGAAGGAGCACTGGAAGCAGATATGCTCGACGAACCCGCTTGAGCGTTTGAACCGTGAACTCCGGCGGCGCTTTGATGTGGTTGGTATTTTCCCGAACAGGGAATCTGTCGTTCGTCTTGGGGGTGCCATTCTCCAGGAGCAGAACGACGAATGGATCGTGGCAAGACGCTACTTTAGCCGAGAGTCTATGGCGAAACTCAGCGGGACCGATGAACAGCAACTGCTGGCGCCAACGTCAGTTTTGCATAAATAG
- a CDS encoding IS110 family RNA-guided transposase — protein MYFVGIDIGKRNHEACIIDVNGKVQQKTLRFSNNQAGGQKLIQWMRAVDPNLTSTHVAMEATGHYWLALHSFLRKHGLRPHVINPIQSDAFRNMYIRQTKNDAKDAFIIAEVLRFGRYTTTELASEEIVALRQLSRFRFSLVDTISDLKRKVISILDMLFPEYERVFSDLFGKTSSELLMEYTTPEEILAVDTEELAAFIAQHSRNRLGLDKAVELKSAAESSFGIDMALDAYRLQLRLLLQQIRFTEEQLESLNAEIVKRLESVDSNLVTIPGIGPVLAAAILGEIGDISRFPTGVKLVAYAGIDPTVRQSGQFNGTRNRMSKRGSPHLRRAIWLAASTAKTYNPILRDFYEQKRAEGKHPMAATGAVARKLTYIIHAVLRDRKPYEPIT, from the coding sequence GTGTATTTTGTCGGGATTGATATTGGCAAACGTAATCATGAAGCTTGCATCATCGACGTGAACGGAAAAGTCCAGCAAAAGACTCTACGATTCTCAAACAACCAGGCCGGTGGCCAGAAGCTAATTCAGTGGATGCGTGCAGTCGATCCGAATTTAACATCAACCCATGTAGCCATGGAGGCTACTGGACACTACTGGCTTGCTCTGCATTCATTCTTACGTAAACATGGGCTCCGGCCCCATGTCATCAACCCGATTCAATCCGATGCATTTCGCAACATGTACATTCGGCAAACCAAGAATGATGCCAAGGATGCTTTCATTATCGCTGAGGTGCTGCGCTTCGGCCGATATACAACGACTGAATTGGCGAGTGAAGAAATCGTTGCCTTACGCCAATTGAGCCGGTTTCGGTTTAGTCTGGTTGACACGATTTCCGACCTGAAACGGAAAGTCATCAGTATCCTGGACATGCTATTCCCCGAGTATGAACGAGTGTTTTCTGACCTATTTGGCAAAACGTCCTCCGAGTTGCTTATGGAATACACGACGCCAGAAGAAATCCTAGCCGTGGACACGGAGGAGCTCGCCGCATTTATTGCACAGCATAGTCGGAATCGCCTTGGCCTAGACAAGGCGGTGGAGCTGAAATCTGCTGCTGAGTCATCGTTCGGGATCGATATGGCTCTTGATGCTTATCGCCTACAATTGCGTCTGCTTCTGCAACAAATTCGGTTCACTGAGGAGCAGCTCGAATCTCTCAACGCTGAAATTGTAAAGCGATTGGAGTCAGTCGATAGTAACCTAGTGACTATCCCAGGCATTGGTCCTGTTTTAGCCGCTGCGATTCTTGGTGAAATCGGTGATATTTCCAGGTTTCCGACCGGAGTGAAACTCGTTGCCTACGCTGGAATCGACCCAACTGTACGACAGTCTGGTCAATTCAACGGGACACGTAATCGAATGTCAAAACGTGGCTCACCACACCTTCGACGGGCAATTTGGCTGGCCGCCAGTACCGCTAAAACGTATAACCCTATACTCCGAGATTTTTATGAACAGAAGCGAGCCGAAGGCAAGCATCCCATGGCAGCTACAGGCGCCGTCGCACGAAAGCTAACATACATCATCCATGCCGTGCTGCGAGACCGGAAGCCGTATGAACCAATCACATAA
- a CDS encoding metallophosphoesterase, with protein MRWVIGDVHGCFVQLTQLLKSIDFRATRDEVIFLGDLVDRGEYSKDVVDFVRSGQSQGYFQVIRGNHE; from the coding sequence GTGCGATGGGTCATTGGTGACGTACATGGCTGCTTTGTACAACTAACGCAGCTTTTAAAGAGTATTGATTTTCGCGCTACACGCGACGAGGTTATTTTTCTTGGTGACCTAGTTGATCGTGGTGAATATTCCAAGGACGTCGTGGATTTTGTACGTTCCGGTCAGTCTCAGGGGTACTTCCAAGTCATACGCGGGAATCATGAGTGA